A region from the Brachyspira hampsonii genome encodes:
- a CDS encoding PepSY-like domain-containing protein, which translates to MNTTIKLPYDAEIFIKSKFLKAQIVEIEKTDNIFKVELDNEVFITFDENGNWISINSEKRLPEDVIPDIVQKKINKLKRFETKYKYENLDINEIRKIINSYRVILDHYLEMHIYSN; encoded by the coding sequence ATGAATACTACAATAAAGCTGCCTTATGATGCCGAAATATTTATAAAGAGTAAATTTCTTAAAGCACAAATAGTAGAAATCGAAAAAACAGATAATATTTTTAAAGTAGAACTTGATAATGAAGTATTTATCACATTTGATGAAAATGGTAATTGGATTTCCATTAATAGTGAGAAAAGGCTTCCTGAAGATGTTATTCCTGATATAGTTCAAAAGAAAATAAATAAATTAAAAAGATTTGAAACAAAATATAAATATGAGAATTTAGATATTAATGAAATAAGGAAAATCATTAATTCATATAGAGTAATATTAGATCATTATTTGGAAATGCATATATACAGTAATTAA
- a CDS encoding AzlC family ABC transporter permease: MNTKKHDLISALKYAFPFTVAVLVGYIFLGMAYGVLMKAKGLDTWLAVFLSLFAYCGSMQYTAINYLFLAPFNPLYAFMLTLIVNSRVGFYGISLASKFQNTGIIKPYLIYTLSDETFSILCSADIPENINKNAFLFFVSFMNHLYWNIGTLLGCLIGSFITFNTKGLDFVLTALFVVIFTEQWLESKDHRGALIGIICSIPILIFKTNIFIILAMVLIFISISVIYKYNEYGKIYE, encoded by the coding sequence ATGAATACTAAAAAACATGATTTAATTTCGGCATTAAAATATGCATTTCCTTTTACTGTAGCTGTTCTTGTAGGGTATATATTTTTGGGTATGGCTTATGGTGTACTTATGAAAGCTAAAGGACTTGATACTTGGCTTGCTGTTTTTTTAAGTTTATTTGCCTATTGCGGAAGTATGCAGTATACGGCTATTAATTATTTATTTTTAGCACCTTTTAATCCTTTATACGCTTTTATGCTTACATTAATAGTTAATTCAAGGGTCGGTTTTTATGGAATATCTCTTGCATCAAAATTTCAAAATACAGGAATTATAAAACCTTATTTGATATATACTTTAAGTGATGAAACTTTTTCTATACTATGCTCTGCAGATATACCGGAAAATATTAATAAAAATGCATTTCTTTTCTTTGTGTCATTTATGAATCATCTTTATTGGAATATAGGTACATTGCTTGGATGTTTAATAGGCTCTTTTATCACTTTCAATACCAAAGGGCTTGATTTTGTTTTAACTGCTTTATTTGTTGTGATATTTACAGAACAATGGCTTGAAAGTAAAGATCATAGAGGTGCTTTGATTGGTATTATATGCTCTATACCTATTTTAATATTTAAAACTAATATATTTATAATACTTGCTATGGTATTGATATTCATATCTATAAGCGTAATTTATAAATATAATGAATATGGAAAAATATATGAATAA
- a CDS encoding response regulator transcription factor — translation MSTSPLGYNTKTGKPYKVMVIDDSSTIRIAERKILLSESFDVILEADGAMDALTKLREATDKPDIIMTDFEMPQMNGIDLLKRIRALNIDSKIIVVTSYANKGVLMEFLKLKVDGYIVKPVNRQTMIYHLARIIGREDYLK, via the coding sequence ATGTCAACTTCACCATTAGGATATAATACTAAAACAGGAAAACCATATAAAGTAATGGTTATAGATGATTCTAGTACTATAAGGATAGCTGAAAGAAAGATATTATTATCTGAAAGCTTTGATGTAATATTGGAAGCTGACGGTGCTATGGATGCTTTAACAAAACTTAGAGAAGCAACAGATAAACCGGATATAATAATGACGGATTTTGAAATGCCGCAGATGAATGGAATCGATTTGCTTAAAAGGATTAGAGCATTGAATATAGACTCCAAGATAATAGTTGTTACTTCTTATGCCAACAAAGGCGTATTAATGGAGTTCTTAAAATTAAAAGTAGACGGATATATTGTAAAGCCTGTTAATCGTCAGACTATGATATATCATTTAGCTAGGATAATAGGAAGAGAAGATTATTTAAAATAA
- the tpx gene encoding thiol peroxidase produces the protein MTVTFQGATQTLEGAQLTVGAKALDFTVVKTDLSPWSLKDAGDTVKIISSVPSLDTPVCDVQTKRFNKEAASLKGVTVVTVSVDLPFAQARWCAAANASSHIVASDYNQKDFGRKFGTLLKELQLLTRAVFVLDKDNTVKYVQYVPEITNEPDYDAALNAAKALL, from the coding sequence ATGACAGTTACATTTCAAGGTGCAACACAAACTTTAGAAGGTGCTCAATTAACAGTTGGAGCTAAAGCTTTAGATTTTACAGTAGTAAAAACAGATTTAAGTCCATGGTCTTTAAAAGATGCAGGTGATACAGTAAAAATCATATCTTCTGTACCATCTTTAGATACACCTGTATGCGATGTACAAACTAAAAGATTCAATAAAGAAGCTGCTTCTTTAAAAGGAGTAACAGTAGTAACAGTATCTGTTGACTTACCATTCGCTCAAGCTAGATGGTGTGCTGCTGCTAATGCTTCTTCACATATAGTAGCTTCTGACTACAATCAAAAAGATTTCGGAAGAAAATTCGGTACTTTATTAAAAGAATTACAACTTTTAACTCGTGCTGTATTTGTTCTTGACAAAGACAATACTGTTAAATATGTACAATATGTTCCAGAAATCACTAATGAACCAGATTATGATGCTGCTTTAAATGCTGCTAAAGCTCTTTTATAA
- the gyrA gene encoding DNA gyrase subunit A, with amino-acid sequence MAVKKNKEDNSEERQYSTLTKDILKRVDHISIENELRESYLTYAMSVIVSRALPDVRDGLKPVHRRILYAMYDANLTHDKPYKKSAATVGEVLARYHPHGDAAVYGTMVRMAQDFSMRYLLVDGQGNFGSIDDDPPAAMRYTEARMTRFAEEMLNDIEKETVKFVPNFDDSRTEPSVLPATVPQLLVNGSMGIAIGMATNMPPHNLKEVVNAIVYYIDHQDAEIKDLMRYVQGPDFPTAGIIYGKEGIKEAYTTGKGRIKLRARLEVEETKKDREAIIVKELPYGVVKTNLHEKIAELVKQGKIEGVADIRDESSNRAGIRLIIELKKGVATQIVLNQLWKHTDLETTFGIINLALVNGEPKVLNLKELIKYFVDHRVEVITKRTEYDLNQARAKAHILEGLLIAQANIEEVIRIIRESENTDAARTTLMNRFKLSEKQAQAILDMPLKRLTALEKLKIEQELQQLREFIAYCEDLLAHPEKILAVIKDELKKIAEKYGDDRRSEIIGKTNDTEIDEEDLIHDEDVAVSITTQGFIKRVPASSYRTQGRGGVGVQGGKSQGEHYIEHLFVASTKDYLFIFTDRGKAFWMKVHEIPALSKISQGKSIKFILNLAPEEKITSYFTVSEFEPKQSIIMVTKMGTIKKMELKHLENAKKRGILALTLENNDELVAVSPVQTGDDFIMTTASGLALRITEEKIRKMGRAAAGVKGIALDDDDVCVSGNAIHKGESLIVITENGIGKRLSSKQFNVKGRGGKGQIYIKPDNKTGNVVSVKTVGDKDEIMVVTTDDMTIKIKADSIPELGRNAKGVKIVNISDGARVSDLAVVPADSEEKK; translated from the coding sequence ATGGCAGTAAAAAAGAATAAAGAAGATAATTCAGAAGAAAGACAATATTCCACACTGACAAAAGATATCTTGAAAAGAGTAGATCATATTTCAATAGAAAATGAATTAAGAGAATCTTATTTAACTTATGCTATGAGCGTTATCGTGTCTAGGGCATTGCCTGATGTAAGAGACGGTTTAAAACCTGTTCATAGAAGAATCTTATATGCTATGTATGATGCTAATCTTACACATGATAAACCATATAAGAAATCAGCAGCCACAGTCGGTGAAGTTTTAGCCCGCTATCACCCGCACGGAGATGCTGCAGTTTACGGAACTATGGTAAGAATGGCACAGGATTTCTCTATGCGTTATTTGCTTGTAGACGGACAGGGTAACTTCGGTTCTATAGATGATGACCCTCCTGCAGCAATGCGTTATACTGAAGCAAGAATGACTCGTTTTGCTGAAGAGATGCTTAATGATATAGAAAAAGAAACTGTTAAATTCGTACCGAACTTCGATGATTCCAGAACTGAGCCTTCTGTACTTCCTGCTACAGTCCCTCAGCTTTTAGTTAATGGAAGTATGGGTATTGCTATTGGTATGGCTACTAATATGCCGCCTCATAACTTAAAAGAGGTTGTAAATGCTATAGTTTATTATATAGATCATCAGGATGCAGAAATTAAGGATTTGATGCGTTATGTACAAGGTCCTGACTTCCCTACTGCTGGAATTATATACGGTAAAGAAGGAATAAAAGAGGCTTATACTACAGGAAAAGGACGAATAAAGCTAAGAGCTAGACTTGAAGTAGAAGAAACAAAAAAAGACAGAGAAGCTATAATAGTTAAAGAGCTTCCTTACGGCGTTGTAAAAACTAATTTGCATGAAAAAATAGCTGAATTAGTTAAACAGGGAAAAATTGAAGGCGTTGCTGATATTAGAGATGAATCCAGCAATAGAGCAGGTATTCGTCTTATAATAGAACTCAAAAAAGGGGTTGCCACACAAATAGTGCTTAATCAGTTATGGAAGCATACTGATTTGGAAACTACTTTCGGTATAATAAATCTTGCCTTAGTTAATGGCGAACCTAAAGTTTTAAATTTAAAAGAGCTTATAAAATATTTTGTTGACCATAGAGTTGAGGTTATCACAAAAAGAACAGAATATGATTTGAATCAAGCTAGGGCTAAAGCTCATATATTAGAAGGCTTACTCATAGCTCAGGCTAATATTGAAGAGGTTATAAGAATAATAAGAGAAAGCGAAAATACTGATGCTGCAAGAACTACTCTTATGAACAGATTTAAACTTTCAGAAAAACAGGCTCAGGCTATACTTGACATGCCTCTCAAACGCTTAACTGCTTTAGAAAAATTAAAAATAGAACAGGAATTACAGCAATTAAGAGAGTTTATAGCTTACTGCGAAGATTTGCTTGCACACCCAGAAAAAATACTTGCAGTTATTAAAGATGAGCTTAAAAAAATAGCAGAAAAATACGGTGATGACAGAAGAAGCGAAATAATCGGAAAAACTAATGACACCGAAATAGATGAAGAAGATTTAATACATGATGAAGATGTAGCGGTATCTATTACTACTCAGGGATTCATTAAAAGAGTACCTGCTTCAAGCTATCGTACACAAGGCAGAGGCGGCGTAGGTGTTCAGGGCGGAAAATCTCAAGGCGAACATTATATAGAACATTTATTCGTTGCTTCTACTAAAGACTATTTATTTATATTTACAGACAGAGGTAAGGCTTTCTGGATGAAGGTGCATGAAATACCTGCTTTAAGTAAAATATCTCAGGGTAAAAGTATTAAATTTATACTTAATTTAGCACCTGAAGAGAAAATTACAAGCTACTTCACAGTATCCGAATTCGAACCTAAACAGTCTATTATTATGGTTACAAAAATGGGTACTATAAAGAAAATGGAATTAAAACATCTTGAGAATGCCAAAAAAAGAGGAATACTTGCTTTAACATTAGAAAATAATGATGAATTAGTTGCAGTTTCACCTGTACAAACAGGAGATGATTTCATTATGACTACTGCTTCAGGACTTGCTTTAAGAATCACTGAAGAGAAGATTAGAAAAATGGGAAGAGCAGCAGCTGGTGTTAAAGGTATTGCATTAGATGATGATGATGTTTGCGTATCAGGAAATGCTATACATAAGGGTGAATCATTAATTGTTATTACAGAAAATGGTATAGGTAAGAGACTTTCTTCAAAACAGTTTAATGTTAAAGGAAGAGGAGGAAAAGGACAGATTTATATTAAACCGGACAATAAAACAGGAAATGTTGTCAGCGTAAAAACTGTAGGTGATAAAGATGAAATAATGGTTGTTACTACTGATGACATGACTATAAAGATTAAAGCTGATTCTATACCTGAACTTGGAAGAAATGCTAAGGGTGTAAAAATCGTTAATATTTCTGATGGTGCTAGGGTTAGTGATTTAGCTGTTGTACCTGCTGATAGTGAAGAGAAAAAATAA
- a CDS encoding RluA family pseudouridine synthase — MKIIYEDDYFIAIDKEAGIEADNNLIDTIKKEYNHIDSLYLVHRIDKFTSGILILARDEKTKKYFEESFKNKTINKVYHAIVQGKVKKDNGTIDVSIGIDKKNPNRRIPLLVKDGGESAVTHYKVLKILNEHTLLELKPLTGRTHQIRVHLSYIGHPIIGDKIYSKNADIYKMKGFALIAKEINFVHPITKKNIKIDIKYNKEFLIRLKLLERVKK; from the coding sequence ATGAAAATTATTTATGAAGATGATTATTTCATTGCTATTGATAAAGAAGCAGGTATTGAGGCGGATAATAATTTAATAGATACAATAAAAAAAGAATATAATCATATTGATAGTTTATATTTAGTTCATAGAATAGATAAATTTACTTCAGGAATACTTATTCTTGCTAGAGATGAGAAAACTAAAAAATATTTTGAAGAATCTTTTAAAAATAAAACCATTAATAAAGTGTATCATGCCATAGTTCAGGGAAAAGTAAAAAAAGATAATGGTACAATAGATGTGTCAATAGGAATAGACAAAAAAAATCCTAATAGGAGAATACCATTGCTTGTAAAAGACGGAGGCGAATCAGCAGTAACTCATTATAAAGTTCTAAAAATATTAAATGAACATACTTTACTTGAATTAAAACCTTTAACAGGAAGAACGCATCAGATAAGAGTGCATCTTTCATATATAGGACATCCAATAATAGGAGACAAAATATATTCAAAAAATGCTGATATTTATAAAATGAAAGGTTTTGCTTTAATAGCAAAAGAGATTAATTTTGTTCATCCTATCACAAAAAAAAATATAAAGATAGATATAAAATACAATAAAGAGTTTTTAATTAGACTTAAGCTCCTTGAAAGAGTTAAAAAATAA
- a CDS encoding glutathione peroxidase, which translates to MSIYNYTVKDAEGKDVKLKKYEGKVLLIVNTATKCGFTKQYPALQDLYKKYKKEGFEILDFPCNQFGGQAKEPIEEIAEFRKEKFGITFKLFDKVKVNSKNADPLFVYLKAEKPTEEGVEKIRWNFGKFLIDRQGNIVGRYDPRVKPEELDEIVGELLKK; encoded by the coding sequence ATGAGTATATATAATTACACAGTAAAAGATGCTGAAGGCAAGGATGTTAAATTAAAAAAATATGAAGGTAAAGTTTTATTAATAGTAAATACTGCCACAAAATGCGGATTTACAAAACAGTATCCAGCATTGCAAGACTTGTATAAAAAATATAAAAAAGAAGGCTTTGAAATATTAGATTTCCCTTGTAATCAATTCGGAGGTCAGGCAAAAGAACCTATTGAAGAGATTGCCGAGTTTAGAAAAGAAAAGTTTGGTATTACTTTCAAACTATTTGATAAAGTAAAAGTTAATAGTAAAAATGCGGATCCTTTATTTGTTTATTTGAAAGCAGAAAAACCTACAGAAGAAGGCGTTGAAAAAATAAGATGGAATTTCGGTAAGTTCTTGATAGACAGACAGGGAAATATAGTAGGACGCTATGATCCTAGAGTAAAACCTGAAGAGCTTGATGAGATAGTAGGAGAACTTCTTAAAAAGTAA
- a CDS encoding ABC transporter ATP-binding protein, whose amino-acid sequence MNIKIINVSKVFPLGVNQFNACEDISLDINQGDFISFVGHTGSGKSTLLSIIGGILKPTSGTIYYDSFKLNGASEDVLASFRREYFSYIFQYPVIIPTISVIDNILMPLSFKHKITEEKINQTKENIELFALKDKTYSKASNLSGGEMKKVAILRALAYGCKCLIADEPTSDLDPASTKTLMEILTTINKQGTSIIMVTHAHNIAAYANNVYEMSNGKIVRCLK is encoded by the coding sequence ATGAATATAAAAATAATCAATGTATCAAAGGTTTTCCCTTTAGGAGTTAATCAATTCAATGCCTGCGAAGATATTAGTTTGGATATCAATCAAGGTGATTTTATAAGTTTTGTAGGACATACAGGTAGCGGAAAAAGTACATTGCTAAGTATAATAGGCGGAATACTTAAACCTACTAGCGGAACTATATATTATGATTCTTTCAAATTGAATGGAGCCAGCGAAGATGTTCTTGCAAGTTTTAGACGAGAATATTTTTCTTATATATTTCAATATCCTGTTATTATACCAACTATAAGCGTTATTGATAATATATTAATGCCTTTATCTTTTAAACATAAAATTACAGAAGAAAAAATAAATCAGACTAAGGAAAATATAGAATTATTTGCTCTTAAAGATAAAACATATTCTAAAGCATCTAATCTGTCAGGCGGTGAAATGAAAAAGGTTGCTATATTAAGAGCATTGGCTTACGGCTGTAAATGCTTAATAGCCGATGAGCCTACAAGCGATCTTGATCCTGCAAGTACAAAAACTTTGATGGAAATATTAACAACTATTAATAAACAAGGAACTAGTATTATTATGGTTACACATGCCCATAATATAGCAGCTTATGCTAACAATGTTTATGAGATGTCTAATGGTAAAATAGTTCGCTGTTTGAAATGA
- a CDS encoding Rpn family recombination-promoting nuclease/putative transposase, with product MSRRDINVLNDYFVRYLFSSPDSNPILLDFINSIMLDSNMKTFRSVEILTPFNYKENYEDKETIADVKCITQNGTVVIIEIQIQGNSRFPERILYYWASNYSKLLKHGEKYDALTPVISINLLNFNLDDSNNIHSCYMIYDTNNKRLLTDHLQIHIIELKKFKYNLLQSDLNCWLKFFTMKEKDNKEVIMSELVKEKPIMEEVQKRYNNFIKDRLMMNEYDKRQAYLYGNQIMLEEERRLGREEGIKEGIEQGKKEQKISIAKSFKNAGIDIKIISENTGLSIEEIKKL from the coding sequence ATGAGCAGAAGAGATATTAATGTTTTAAATGATTATTTTGTGAGGTATTTATTTTCATCACCAGACAGTAATCCTATACTGCTTGATTTTATCAATTCAATAATGCTTGACTCTAATATGAAAACTTTTAGATCAGTAGAGATACTTACTCCATTTAATTATAAGGAAAATTATGAAGATAAGGAAACAATAGCAGATGTAAAATGTATTACACAAAATGGAACTGTAGTTATAATAGAAATTCAAATTCAAGGTAATTCAAGATTTCCAGAACGAATATTATATTATTGGGCTTCTAATTATAGCAAATTATTAAAACATGGAGAAAAGTATGATGCTTTAACTCCAGTAATTAGTATCAATTTACTCAATTTTAATTTAGATGATTCAAATAATATTCATTCATGCTATATGATTTATGATACCAATAATAAAAGATTACTCACTGATCATTTGCAAATTCATATAATTGAACTCAAAAAATTTAAATATAATTTATTACAATCAGATTTAAACTGTTGGCTTAAATTTTTTACAATGAAAGAAAAAGATAATAAGGAGGTTATTATGTCAGAATTAGTAAAAGAAAAACCTATAATGGAAGAAGTACAAAAAAGATACAATAACTTTATTAAAGACAGACTGATGATGAACGAATATGATAAAAGGCAGGCATATTTATATGGTAATCAAATAATGCTTGAAGAAGAAAGAAGATTAGGAAGAGAAGAAGGTATAAAAGAAGGTATAGAACAAGGTAAAAAAGAACAGAAAATATCTATAGCTAAAAGCTTCAAAAATGCAGGCATAGATATAAAAATTATAAGTGAAAACACAGGATTAAGTATAGAAGAAATAAAAAAATTGTGA
- a CDS encoding motility associated factor glycosyltransferase family protein: protein MNISVKLHNLLKEEKSELDASYKIEKNKDNIIIISKNGRALHSKYNINNECKRALENINKNKNLLIIYGYGLGYTLKYLIENIDNYFNKEIIKTLKIIVVIEDAAVFKYSYYNIYNTDNKNIFFVYKDDSIDYINKIIDYKSINGINLVLLPSLTKEEKDNANIFYTQILNIMEKEISNIFTNMYFENIWTKNIIFNSEYIKKSSDIIPFKDAFKGLKALLICPGPTLKHSIDTIKKERENFFIICVDTSYSVLCKHGIIPDFVITVDGGFFNSLDFVYENREFPYLVMDIAANKIIPRNINADIIRFTSSENLGIIKYIQDFTKLSCLTTSSTVATTMIDFAHYIGLDEVLLIGFDNSYPFYERHIKHALSYEYMVNKTNKLKTYESYYFNAIRNNTNIDNYPPTEFVFESQMEYFNEFKDKYSNMKIRRITKEAVKIDSIEEGFIENFSIDNIRSKALNIANSIYKKDNDTDIKKAYIELKNILEEFRNVLSNTYNNINNNLNNIDNLYYETMNLVKEYQKKASILQTILSATILMCERGERDTREKLIFLIAESLRNVNYFFTRISLIIEKL, encoded by the coding sequence ATGAATATATCAGTAAAACTGCATAATTTATTAAAAGAAGAAAAAAGCGAACTTGACGCTTCATACAAAATAGAAAAAAATAAAGATAATATCATAATAATTTCCAAAAATGGCAGAGCTTTACATAGCAAATATAATATTAATAATGAATGTAAAAGAGCTTTAGAAAATATAAATAAAAATAAAAATCTTCTCATAATATATGGTTATGGATTAGGATACACTTTAAAATACCTGATTGAAAATATTGATAATTATTTTAATAAAGAAATCATAAAAACTCTTAAAATAATAGTTGTTATAGAAGATGCTGCAGTTTTCAAATATTCTTATTATAATATATACAATACGGATAATAAGAATATATTTTTTGTATATAAAGATGACAGTATTGATTATATAAATAAAATCATTGATTATAAAAGTATAAATGGTATTAATTTAGTTCTTCTTCCATCGCTTACCAAAGAAGAAAAGGATAATGCTAATATATTTTATACTCAGATATTAAATATAATGGAAAAAGAAATATCCAATATATTTACTAATATGTATTTTGAGAATATATGGACTAAGAATATAATATTTAATAGTGAGTATATAAAAAAATCATCGGATATAATTCCTTTTAAAGATGCATTTAAAGGATTAAAGGCATTGCTTATATGTCCGGGTCCTACTTTGAAGCATAGTATAGATACAATAAAAAAAGAAAGAGAAAATTTCTTTATTATATGCGTTGATACAAGTTACAGTGTGTTATGTAAACATGGTATAATTCCTGATTTTGTAATTACTGTAGACGGGGGATTTTTTAATTCTTTAGATTTTGTATATGAAAATAGAGAATTTCCTTATTTGGTTATGGATATAGCGGCAAATAAAATAATACCTAGAAATATAAATGCTGATATTATAAGGTTTACTTCTTCTGAAAATTTAGGAATAATAAAATATATACAGGATTTCACCAAATTATCATGCCTTACTACTTCAAGCACCGTAGCAACAACTATGATAGATTTTGCTCATTATATTGGTTTAGATGAAGTATTATTAATAGGTTTTGACAATAGCTATCCTTTTTATGAGAGGCATATCAAACATGCTCTTTCTTATGAATATATGGTGAATAAAACTAATAAATTAAAAACTTATGAATCATATTATTTTAATGCTATAAGAAATAATACAAATATAGACAATTATCCGCCTACAGAATTTGTATTTGAAAGTCAGATGGAATATTTTAATGAATTTAAAGATAAATATTCAAATATGAAAATAAGGAGAATTACTAAAGAAGCTGTGAAGATAGATTCTATAGAAGAGGGCTTCATAGAAAATTTTTCTATTGATAATATAAGAAGTAAAGCATTAAATATAGCTAATAGCATATATAAAAAAGATAATGACACCGATATAAAAAAAGCCTATATAGAATTAAAAAATATATTAGAAGAATTTAGAAATGTTTTGTCAAATACATATAACAATATAAATAATAATTTAAATAATATAGATAATTTATATTATGAAACAATGAATCTTGTAAAAGAATATCAAAAAAAAGCAAGCATACTGCAAACTATTTTATCAGCAACTATACTTATGTGCGAAAGGGGAGAAAGAGATACAAGAGAAAAATTAATATTTCTTATTGCTGAAAGTTTGAGAAATGTGAATTACTTTTTTACTAGAATATCTTTAATTATAGAAAAATTATAA
- a CDS encoding copper homeostasis protein CutC translates to MNTKIEICVDSAESCINAEKGGADRLELCGNMFEGGTTASFGVLELAREKVNIPIYAMVRPRGGDFCYDDIEFEIMKREIKLMKELKIDGIVFGILTKEGKVDKERCSKLLELWGSSKATFHRAIDVSCDLNKACEDIISIGFERILTSGGEANVMSGIIKLKELVSKYNDKIIIMPGSGINERNIEYIKDTVKANEYHMTANKTVESIMQYRNENVFMGAALRASEFNVKYTDENKVKNIKSKL, encoded by the coding sequence ATGAATACCAAAATAGAAATATGCGTTGATTCTGCAGAGTCTTGTATAAATGCTGAAAAAGGCGGAGCTGACAGACTTGAGCTTTGCGGTAATATGTTTGAGGGAGGCACAACTGCAAGTTTCGGTGTTTTAGAATTAGCAAGAGAAAAAGTAAATATACCAATATATGCAATGGTGCGTCCTAGGGGCGGAGATTTCTGCTATGATGATATAGAGTTTGAAATAATGAAAAGAGAAATAAAACTCATGAAAGAATTAAAAATTGACGGTATAGTATTCGGCATACTTACAAAAGAAGGAAAAGTTGATAAAGAAAGATGCTCTAAATTATTAGAGTTATGGGGAAGCAGTAAAGCTACATTTCATAGGGCAATAGATGTAAGCTGTGATTTAAATAAAGCATGCGAAGATATAATATCCATTGGTTTTGAGAGAATACTCACTTCAGGAGGAGAGGCTAATGTTATGAGCGGTATAATCAAATTAAAAGAATTAGTTTCAAAATATAATGATAAAATAATAATAATGCCCGGAAGCGGAATAAATGAAAGAAATATTGAATATATAAAAGACACTGTAAAAGCTAATGAATATCATATGACTGCAAATAAAACAGTTGAAAGTATTATGCAGTATAGGAATGAAAATGTATTTATGGGGGCAGCTTTAAGAGCTTCAGAGTTTAATGTAAAATATACTGATGAGAACAAAGTTAAGAATATCAAATCAAAGTTATAA